One window of the Camarhynchus parvulus chromosome 2, STF_HiC, whole genome shotgun sequence genome contains the following:
- the LOC115901155 gene encoding C-C chemokine receptor type 8-like, which translates to MEQNLTDLLGSIGSENILMSYISPTPNSSAADEYAFYYSELHIICHPEGIPAFASTLFPVLYSILFVAGLVGNALVVWILTVSMKIKTMTDVYLLNLTVSDLLLVFSLPFLVQYSVVSQWTFGNALCKIISSVYFIGFYSNVFFITIMSVDRYLAIVHSLHVQGIRTTAIGFITTLVVWAVAILASMPDLLFSQEVNDNNHIKCLPHYPGGNNDWKTFSNFLVNILGWLIPAVVLIFSYHSILKNLQKCHTKNKYKAIKLVFIVVIVFFLSWTPVNIVLFLDSLRNMSIIDDCQTSQRLDLAMEMTEALSFVHCCLNPVIYAFVGEKFKKHLCDIFKKSACFLSKCKGYGAFSGHSLDKHSSLHTKSSQLSYVGTVL; encoded by the exons ATGGAGCAGAATTTGACAGACCTGCTGGGCAGCATTGGCTCTGAGAACATATTG ATGAGTTACATCTCACCAACACCTAACTCCTCTGCAGCCGATGAATATGCCTTTTACTACTCAGAACTACACATCATCTGTCATCCTGAAGGTATTCCAGCATTTGCATCTACCTTATTTCCAGTGCTGTACTCCATACTGTTTGTGGCAGGCCTTGTGGGAAATGCTTTGGTTGTTTGGATTCTGACAGTCTCCATGAAAATCAAGACCATGACTGACGTGTATCTGCTGAATCTGACTGTCTCTGACCTCCTCTTGGTATTCTCCCTGCCCTTCTTGGTTCAGTACTCCGTTGTGAGCCAGTGGACTTTTGGAAATGCACTGTGTAAAATCATCAGCTCAGTTTACTTCATTGGTTTCTACAGCAATGTCTTCTTCATAACTATCATGAGCGTCGACAGGTACTTGGCCATAGTCCACTCCCTCCATGTCCAAGGGATTCGGACAACTGCCATTGGGTTTATCACCACTCTGGTTGTTTGGGCAGTTGCCATTTTAGCATCAATGCCAGACTTACTTTTTTCCCAGGAAGTGAATGACAATAACCATATTAAGTGCCTCCCTCACTATCCTGGTGGCAACAATGACTGGAAGactttcagtaattttttaGTCAACATCCTGGGGTGGCTAATCCCTGCTGTTGTCCTCATTTTCTCCTATCACAGCATCTTGAAAAACCTTCAGAAGTGCCATACCAAGAACAAGTACAAAGCAATTAAACTGGTTTTTATTGTTGTCATTGTGTTCTTTCTCTCCTGGACCCCTGTCAACATTGTGCTGTTTTTGGACTCTCTGAGGAACATGTCCATCATCGATGACTGCCAGACAAGCCAAAGGCTAGACCTAGCCATGGAGATGACTGAGGCACTCTCCTTTGTGCACTGCTGCCTCAACCCAGTCATCTATGCTTTTGTGGGTGAGAAGTTCAAGAAGCATCTCtgtgacattttcaaaaaatctGCATGTTTTCTGTCGAAATGCAAAGGTTACGGGGCTTTcagtgggcacagcctggacaAGCACTCCTCTCTGCACACAAAGTCCTCACAGTTGTCTTATGTTGGCACTGTGTTGTAG
- the SLC25A38 gene encoding LOW QUALITY PROTEIN: mitochondrial glycine transporter (The sequence of the model RefSeq protein was modified relative to this genomic sequence to represent the inferred CDS: inserted 1 base in 1 codon), with product MRGQERRQRSRLRAATERGRGGRRLAGAACAARGGAXGRGWLGAGPRRCPPRSGAAGGAGMPGREAEMHPVLKAFVCGSISGTCSTLLFQPLDLLKTRLQTLQPAVNGSGRAGMVTLLFRVVRTESILGLWKGVSPSFARCIPGVGIYFSTLYVMKQKFLVDRSPTALESVFLGAAARAVSGICMLPVTVVKTRYESGRFGYGSVYGALKSIYQTEGPRGMFSGLTATLLRDAPFSGIYLMFYTQTKNLTPQDHLDPVLMPLLNFGCGIFAGILASLATQPADVIKTHMQLSPQKYHRTSQAIAFIYKDFGLVGFFRGGVPRVLRRTLMAAMAWTVYEQMMEKMGLKS from the exons ATGCGAGGCCAGGAGCGGCGGCAGAGGAGCCGGCTCCGGGCCGCGACAGAGCGAGGCCGCGGCGGCCGAAGACTTGCGGGAGCCGCATGCGCCGCGCGGGGCGGTG CCGGGCGGGGCTGGCTCGGGGCTGGGCCTCGCCGCTGCCCGCCGCGCTCTGGGGCTGCGGGCGGCGCTGGGATGCCGGGCCGGGAGGCGGAG ATGCATCCAGTCCTAAAGGCCTTTGTGTGCGGCTCCATCAGTGGCACTTGTTCCACACTCCTCTTCCAACCCCTTGACCTGCTGAAAACCCGCCTGCAAactctgcagcctgctgtgaatgg GTCTGGTCGTGCTGGGATGGTGACGCTGCTCTTTAGGGTTGTTCGTACTGAGAGTATTCTGGGGCTCTGGAAAGGTGTCTCTCCA TCATTTGCAAGATGTATTCCTGGGGTTGGGATTTACTTCAGCACTTTGTACGTGATGAAGCAAAAGTTTCTTGTGGACCGTtcacccacagccctggagtCTGTCTTCCTGGGTGCCGCTGCTCGAGCAGTTTCTGGGATTTGCATGTTGCCAGTGACTGTTGTGAAGACGCGATATGAG AGTGGAAGATTTGGCTATGGGAGTGTGTATGGAGCCCTGAAGAGTATCTATCAGACCGAGGGGCCTCGTGGCATGTTCAGTGGGCTCACAGCAACGCTGCTGCGGGATGCGCCCTTCTCTGGCATCTACCTGATGTTCTACACACAGACCAAAAACCTCACACCTCAGG ACCATCTGGATCCAGTGCTCATGCCCTTGCTGAATTTTGGCTGTGGGATCTTTGCAGGGATCTTGGCCTCTTTGGCAACGCAGCCTGCTGATGTCATCAAAACACACATGCAGCTGTCGCCCCAAAAGTACCACAGGACAAGCCAGGCCATTGCCTTTATCTACAAG GACTTTGGGCTGGTTGGCTTTTTCCGAGGCGGTGTGCCCCGAGTTCTCAGGCGCACTCTGATGGCAGCAATGGCATGGACGGTGTATGAACAGATGATGGAAAAAATGGGCTTGAAATCCTGA